In the genome of Blastopirellula marina, one region contains:
- a CDS encoding NADH:flavin oxidoreductase, translated as MSSRYIKVAQLKTVDTFRERLAELGLELPCDDSILTREQGSPMAEPLTAGGFTMGNRWCIHPMEGWDANPDGSPSEYTIRRWENFGRSGAKWIWGGEAAAVQEDGRANPNQTLGTEANRFGLEKLFDALINTHRAEISDPSDLMVGLQLTHSGRYCRPNQKHVAEPRIAYHHPVLDARVGIDPDDDSAVWTDEQLDELIEKYVTSSKIAQQLGFHFVDIKCCHGYLLHEFLSARHRPGKYGGDFEGRTRLLTTIIRRVKQECPGLLIGVRLSIFDLIPFHAGLEAGEPIDYQGMLPYEFGFGVDQDNPERMDLSEPIQLLRLLEAAGVFAVNLSAGSPYYNPHIQRPAIFPPTDGYPPPEDPLVGVVRQIEAVRDCKKAVPNMAMIGTGYTYLQEYVPHVAQAVVREGWVDSVGLGRMVLSLPELPQATLEEGAMPRKKICRTFSDCTSGPRKGLISGCYPLDPFYKVLPEAQQLKEAKAATP; from the coding sequence ATGAGTAGTCGCTACATCAAAGTTGCCCAGCTGAAAACCGTCGACACGTTTCGAGAGCGACTCGCGGAACTTGGTCTTGAACTTCCGTGTGACGATTCGATTCTCACGCGCGAGCAAGGTTCGCCAATGGCTGAGCCGCTGACCGCTGGTGGCTTTACGATGGGCAACCGCTGGTGCATTCATCCCATGGAAGGATGGGATGCGAATCCCGATGGATCACCTAGCGAGTACACGATTCGCCGCTGGGAGAATTTCGGTCGCAGCGGCGCCAAGTGGATCTGGGGAGGCGAAGCAGCCGCCGTCCAAGAAGATGGTCGGGCAAATCCCAATCAAACACTCGGTACCGAAGCCAATCGCTTTGGACTAGAAAAGCTGTTCGATGCGCTGATCAACACGCATCGTGCCGAGATCAGCGATCCTTCCGACTTGATGGTCGGATTACAGCTGACGCACTCAGGGCGTTATTGCCGACCGAATCAGAAGCATGTCGCTGAGCCAAGAATTGCCTATCACCATCCGGTACTGGATGCACGTGTTGGAATCGATCCGGACGACGACTCGGCGGTTTGGACTGACGAACAGTTGGATGAGTTGATCGAGAAGTATGTCACCTCGTCCAAGATTGCCCAGCAACTCGGATTTCACTTTGTCGACATCAAGTGTTGTCACGGCTATCTTCTGCACGAGTTCCTTAGTGCTCGCCATCGCCCAGGTAAGTATGGCGGTGATTTCGAGGGGCGTACCCGCCTGCTGACAACGATCATTCGACGCGTGAAGCAGGAATGTCCCGGCCTGTTGATCGGCGTGCGGCTGAGCATCTTCGATTTGATTCCCTTTCACGCTGGCCTGGAAGCAGGGGAACCGATCGATTACCAAGGGATGCTTCCTTATGAGTTCGGTTTCGGCGTCGATCAAGATAATCCCGAGCGAATGGATTTAAGTGAGCCGATTCAATTGCTGCGTCTGCTGGAAGCGGCAGGGGTGTTCGCCGTAAATCTTTCAGCGGGAAGCCCCTATTACAACCCGCATATCCAGCGTCCTGCCATCTTCCCTCCAACCGATGGCTATCCACCGCCAGAAGATCCCTTGGTCGGTGTGGTCCGTCAAATCGAAGCGGTCCGAGACTGCAAGAAGGCTGTCCCCAACATGGCGATGATCGGCACTGGATATACTTATCTCCAAGAGTATGTTCCGCATGTTGCCCAAGCGGTCGTTCGCGAAGGCTGGGTCGATAGTGTCGGATTAGGACGCATGGTACTTTCATTGCCCGAACTTCCGCAGGCTACGCTGGAAGAAGGAGCAATGCCGCGGAAGAAGATTTGCCGGACCTTCAGCGATTGCACTTCTGGTCCGCGAAAAGGGCTTATCTCAGGTTGCTATCCGCTTGATCCCTTCTATAAAGTGCTACCCGAAGCACAACAGCTTAAAGAAGCGAAGGCGGCAACTCCCTAG
- a CDS encoding FHA domain-containing protein, whose protein sequence is MRALLTVQEGPAKGEIISAEQGSMFRVGRQANADLTIAHDHAMSGLHFAILCDKNRCRLRDLNSTNGTFVNGIRVNLVELYDRDTIRAGNSEFVVRFEGEIHTTVIDPLMYPEVQRLREKDGQKVGVKPGYGPTAIPVDPANMESTNELPQEFTDLANAISSSIDKTGSSSDLESVSSSKVGRLSVAFDDASGARQIWLNPGQTVIVGRNQMADVTIVGDASISGVHFALDCEETRCRLRDLQSQNGVRLNDVSIPYATIYSGDKFCAGKTEFRVTIEGGQDAPDAPLRTWAFEDLVRRKFATFYAKEVGPEYHLVDAIGIEPMPVELLRRLARHRDIGVLVDGTEIASQEWEQAAQTTYPCDPDAVKVLRLADIERVVEPLRVEWGKDALAFLFPSVGHEEALAHLAPIVSQYIQNGHSRSGFGHVGDWVRWLCESPDQVAQQLPHIEAVFIQHPDARRWRMLCTSDFISELNRLGYLPSRPSPLLDQDEFQAE, encoded by the coding sequence ATGCGTGCGCTTTTGACCGTTCAAGAAGGGCCTGCCAAGGGCGAGATTATCTCGGCGGAACAGGGCTCAATGTTTCGTGTAGGCCGACAAGCCAATGCCGACCTGACGATCGCCCATGATCACGCGATGTCAGGTCTTCATTTTGCAATTCTCTGCGACAAGAATCGCTGCCGGCTCCGTGACTTGAACAGCACGAACGGAACGTTCGTTAACGGGATTCGAGTCAACTTAGTCGAGCTATACGATCGTGATACGATTCGTGCAGGCAACTCCGAATTCGTCGTTCGATTCGAAGGGGAAATTCACACGACGGTGATTGATCCGCTGATGTATCCCGAGGTTCAACGTCTACGAGAAAAAGATGGCCAGAAAGTTGGTGTGAAGCCAGGATATGGCCCAACCGCAATTCCTGTTGATCCCGCCAATATGGAATCGACGAATGAACTCCCGCAAGAGTTTACCGACTTGGCAAATGCAATCTCATCCAGCATTGACAAGACGGGCTCTTCCAGTGACTTAGAATCGGTTTCGAGTTCGAAGGTTGGACGTCTGAGCGTTGCATTCGACGACGCTTCGGGAGCCCGACAGATTTGGCTCAACCCAGGTCAAACCGTGATTGTTGGTCGAAACCAGATGGCAGATGTCACCATCGTGGGTGATGCCTCCATCTCAGGCGTGCATTTCGCGCTCGATTGCGAGGAAACGCGTTGCCGTCTACGTGATCTTCAGAGCCAAAATGGGGTCCGCTTAAACGACGTGAGCATCCCTTACGCGACGATCTATTCTGGAGACAAGTTTTGCGCCGGCAAGACCGAGTTTCGAGTCACCATCGAAGGGGGACAAGACGCTCCAGATGCACCGCTGCGAACCTGGGCGTTTGAGGATCTGGTACGCCGCAAGTTTGCCACGTTTTACGCGAAGGAAGTCGGTCCAGAGTATCATCTAGTGGACGCAATTGGTATTGAACCGATGCCCGTCGAACTGTTGCGTCGATTAGCACGGCATCGTGATATCGGCGTCTTGGTGGATGGGACAGAAATTGCTTCCCAAGAATGGGAACAGGCCGCTCAAACCACCTATCCGTGCGATCCAGATGCCGTCAAAGTTCTGCGATTGGCAGACATCGAGAGGGTCGTGGAACCATTGCGTGTGGAATGGGGTAAAGATGCCTTGGCATTTCTGTTTCCGAGCGTCGGTCACGAAGAAGCGTTAGCTCATCTTGCCCCAATCGTTTCCCAATACATTCAGAACGGTCACTCTCGATCCGGGTTTGGCCATGTCGGTGATTGGGTCCGTTGGCTTTGCGAATCGCCAGACCAAGTTGCCCAACAGTTACCTCACATCGAAGCGGTTTTCATCCAGCACCCGGATGCCCGCCGTTGGCGAATGCTCTGCACAAGCGACTTTATCTCTGAGTTGAATCGCCTCGGCTATTTGCCGTCGCGTCCATCGCCCCTACTCGACCAGGATGAATTTCAAGCCGAGTAG
- a CDS encoding DNA-directed RNA polymerase subunit alpha C-terminal domain-containing protein, with protein sequence MPRIPLNSADQQHDDLLAKLEMSTAEIGLTVRTTNCLEEKGIFTVRDLLNCTPADLLSISNFGEKTLDEVYAALEGVGFYRHTRQLARATAAAV encoded by the coding sequence ATGCCACGAATTCCTCTGAATTCAGCTGACCAACAACATGATGATCTGTTGGCTAAGTTGGAAATGAGTACTGCGGAAATCGGTTTGACCGTTCGCACTACCAATTGCCTTGAGGAAAAGGGCATCTTCACCGTTCGCGATTTGTTGAATTGCACACCAGCCGATTTGTTGAGCATCTCCAACTTCGGCGAAAAGACCCTCGACGAGGTCTACGCGGCGCTGGAAGGCGTCGGGTTCTATCGTCACACCCGCCAACTTGCCCGTGCAACGGCTGCCGCCGTTTAG
- a CDS encoding ATP-dependent helicase: protein MTDPLLDGLTQAQQQAVAHVDGPLLVLAGPGSGKTRVVTHRIANMLRSGVYSSQIVALTFTNKAAEEMRSRVERLAPQSTVWISTFHRFCARLLRNYSNLVGLESNYTIYDTSDSLQILKRALQTEEISTSHATPEKVARAISWAKNNMILPDRYEANSASAISSIVQDVYPEYQRQLRAANAVDFDDMLMLVAQMLQENEELRAALDERFRYILVDEYQDTNLVQYLLVRSLSQQFPNLGVTGDPDQSIYGWRGANLNNILDFEKDFKQVNVVRLEQNFRSTPNILAVADHLIGHNKRRKKKSLFTELPAGQPVRMLTYVTSHEEAQAIALRIAAQVAQGKRRPRDFAIFYRVNALSRAYEEALRQQGLPYMIVSGVEFYHRKEIKDVLAYAMLMNNPRDDVAFSRIVNTPTRGIGKSTLLKLQVHALDNGISMMDAAREAGMIESLSKRAAVAVAKFVALFDRISLKINEPVEEILGAILNESGYRAQYEDSDDEEDQSRLENIEELLSSAREFDFQHPEDGTLEQYLEDKALVNETDEFDTELDRVTLMTLHAAKGLEFPWVFIVAVEQGLLPHERSKDSEAQLEEERRLLFVGITRAQEELEISTANQRDFRGRRQMTVPSNFLFELPREEMDFQAQLNQPVVSPGQDWDDVHEIPEDDFSQIGESGDFSGESPSESGSSYTKMLMTAADMVKGPQSSRPKSDPDRFHQSMAVLHPTYGLGKIIAMSGEGAKRTATVKFLTGEQETKKFVLAFSELRPAATS, encoded by the coding sequence ATGACCGATCCTTTGCTCGATGGCCTCACGCAAGCTCAGCAGCAAGCTGTTGCTCATGTCGATGGCCCGTTATTAGTTCTCGCGGGACCAGGAAGTGGTAAGACCCGTGTCGTGACACACCGCATCGCCAACATGCTTCGCAGTGGCGTCTACTCCTCGCAAATCGTGGCGTTAACGTTCACCAACAAGGCCGCGGAAGAGATGCGTTCCCGCGTCGAACGGTTGGCTCCGCAGAGCACTGTTTGGATTAGCACGTTCCACCGTTTCTGTGCGCGGCTGCTAAGAAACTACTCCAATCTAGTCGGACTCGAATCGAATTACACGATCTACGATACGTCCGACTCGTTGCAAATTTTGAAGCGAGCGTTGCAGACTGAAGAAATCTCGACGTCACATGCAACGCCCGAGAAAGTTGCCCGCGCGATTAGCTGGGCAAAGAACAACATGATCCTGCCCGATCGCTACGAAGCCAACTCGGCAAGTGCAATCAGCTCGATCGTGCAGGACGTCTACCCAGAGTATCAACGACAACTTCGCGCGGCGAACGCGGTCGACTTTGACGACATGCTGATGCTGGTCGCCCAGATGCTGCAGGAAAACGAGGAACTGCGTGCCGCCCTCGACGAACGTTTTCGTTACATCCTGGTCGACGAATACCAAGACACGAACCTCGTCCAATACTTGTTGGTTCGATCTCTTTCCCAGCAGTTCCCCAACTTAGGTGTGACAGGAGATCCTGATCAATCGATCTACGGCTGGCGTGGGGCCAACTTGAACAACATTCTCGACTTCGAGAAAGACTTCAAGCAAGTCAACGTTGTGCGGCTGGAACAAAACTTCCGTAGCACGCCCAACATCTTGGCAGTGGCAGATCATTTGATTGGTCACAACAAACGGCGAAAGAAGAAGTCGCTGTTCACCGAACTGCCAGCCGGCCAGCCAGTTCGCATGCTGACCTACGTTACGAGCCATGAAGAAGCCCAGGCGATTGCCTTGCGGATTGCTGCTCAAGTTGCTCAAGGAAAGCGGCGACCGCGTGATTTCGCCATCTTCTATCGAGTGAATGCCCTGTCTCGAGCTTACGAAGAGGCGTTGCGTCAGCAAGGACTTCCTTACATGATCGTCAGCGGTGTCGAGTTTTATCACCGCAAAGAGATCAAGGATGTCTTGGCGTATGCCATGTTGATGAACAACCCACGTGATGATGTGGCGTTCTCGCGAATCGTCAACACACCGACCCGCGGCATTGGCAAGTCGACACTGTTGAAGCTGCAAGTTCATGCGCTGGATAACGGTATCTCGATGATGGATGCCGCCCGGGAAGCTGGCATGATCGAATCGCTGAGTAAGCGAGCAGCAGTCGCCGTCGCCAAATTTGTTGCCCTGTTCGATCGAATCTCACTGAAGATCAATGAGCCAGTGGAAGAGATCCTGGGGGCCATCCTCAATGAAAGTGGTTACAGGGCCCAATACGAAGACTCCGACGACGAAGAGGATCAATCCCGCTTGGAAAACATCGAAGAGCTTCTCTCTTCGGCTCGTGAGTTCGACTTCCAACATCCGGAAGATGGCACGCTGGAACAGTACCTGGAAGACAAGGCCTTGGTCAACGAAACGGACGAGTTCGACACCGAGCTCGATCGTGTCACGTTAATGACCTTGCATGCCGCCAAAGGGCTGGAGTTTCCGTGGGTCTTTATCGTTGCCGTTGAACAGGGGCTCTTGCCGCACGAGCGATCCAAGGATTCGGAAGCCCAGTTGGAAGAAGAACGGCGACTGCTTTTCGTCGGAATTACGCGAGCTCAGGAAGAACTTGAGATCAGCACGGCCAATCAGCGAGATTTCCGCGGCCGACGGCAAATGACCGTGCCGAGCAACTTTCTGTTTGAACTCCCCCGCGAAGAGATGGACTTTCAAGCCCAGCTTAATCAGCCCGTCGTTTCACCTGGGCAAGACTGGGACGACGTCCACGAGATCCCCGAGGATGATTTCAGCCAAATTGGCGAATCGGGCGATTTTTCGGGTGAGTCGCCAAGCGAGAGTGGGTCGTCTTACACTAAAATGCTGATGACCGCCGCAGATATGGTGAAAGGGCCACAATCCTCGCGTCCCAAGTCTGATCCGGACCGTTTTCATCAATCAATGGCCGTGCTCCATCCGACTTACGGATTGGGCAAGATCATCGCAATGAGTGGTGAAGGCGCGAAACGAACGGCGACGGTCAAATTCCTGACCGGCGAGCAAGAGACCAAGAAGTTTGTGCTCGCCTTTTCCGAACTTCGTCCTGCTGCCACTAGTTAG